In Arsenicicoccus dermatophilus, a genomic segment contains:
- a CDS encoding M4 family metallopeptidase, giving the protein MPGAMGLREGRHTPRTPGAPAPSPASSTTPARHRDYDNAFWDGQQMVFGDGDGVYFASFTDCVDVVGHELTHGLTQLTAGLTYVARSGALNESISDAFGVLTKQHALGQTAAEADWLIGAGLFTAKVRGIALRSMKAPGTAYDDPHLGKDRQPASMSGYQDLSHDDAGDNGGVHINSGIPHRAFYLVADALGGHAWERAGQIWWDTLLGVNGPALPKDCDFATFARHTLTAATERYGARSREVDAVPEAWRTVEVTSARP; this is encoded by the coding sequence GTGCCCGGGGCGATGGGGCTGCGGGAGGGGCGGCATACGCCGAGGACCCCTGGTGCACCCGCCCCCTCCCCGGCCTCGTCGACCACGCCGGCGCGGCACCGGGACTACGACAACGCCTTCTGGGACGGCCAGCAGATGGTCTTCGGCGACGGGGACGGGGTCTACTTCGCGTCCTTCACCGACTGCGTGGACGTCGTCGGCCACGAGCTGACCCACGGGCTCACGCAGCTCACCGCCGGGCTGACCTATGTCGCCCGGTCCGGGGCTCTCAACGAGTCGATCTCGGACGCCTTCGGGGTGCTCACCAAGCAGCACGCACTCGGGCAGACGGCGGCGGAGGCCGACTGGCTGATCGGGGCGGGCCTGTTCACCGCCAAGGTCAGGGGGATCGCCCTGCGCTCGATGAAGGCGCCCGGCACGGCCTACGACGACCCGCACCTGGGGAAGGACCGGCAGCCCGCGAGCATGTCCGGTTACCAGGACCTCTCGCACGACGACGCGGGCGACAACGGTGGCGTCCACATCAACTCCGGCATCCCCCACCGCGCTTTCTACCTCGTCGCGGACGCGCTGGGCGGCCACGCCTGGGAGCGCGCCGGCCAGATCTGGTGGGACACCCTGCTCGGCGTCAACGGCCCTGCGCTGCCGAAGGACTGCGACTTCGCGACCTTCGCCCGGCATACCTTGACGGCAGCGACCGAGCGGTATGGCGCGCGCTCGCGCGAGGTCGACGCGGTCCCCGAGGCCTGGCGCACGGTGGAGGTGACCTCGGCCCGTCCCTGA
- the era gene encoding GTPase Era translates to MSTPFRAGFACLVGRPNAGKSTLTNALVGQKVAITSSKPQTTRHTIRGIANVDGGQLVLVDTPGLHKPRTLLGQRLNDLVRETLLDVDVVGFCLPADQRPGPGDQFIAAELAELQRARRTPVVALVTKTDKVDRQRLAEHLIAVDQLGSWTEIVPCSATAGDQVDDVARILVSHLPESPPLYPEGHLSDESDEVMIAELVREAALEGVRDELPHSLAVVVEEMVPREDRPDDKPMVDVRVNVFVERPSQKAIIIGRGGSRLREVGTTARTQIEALLGQRVYLDLHVKVAKDWQRDPKQLQRLGF, encoded by the coding sequence ATGAGCACCCCCTTCCGCGCCGGGTTCGCCTGCCTGGTCGGTCGGCCCAACGCCGGCAAGTCCACGCTCACCAACGCGCTCGTCGGTCAGAAGGTCGCGATCACGAGCAGCAAGCCGCAGACCACCAGGCACACCATCCGCGGCATCGCCAACGTCGACGGGGGCCAGCTGGTCCTGGTCGACACCCCTGGCCTGCACAAGCCGCGCACCCTGCTCGGCCAGCGTCTCAACGACCTGGTCCGCGAGACCCTGCTGGACGTGGACGTGGTCGGCTTCTGCCTGCCCGCCGACCAGCGGCCCGGACCCGGCGACCAGTTCATCGCCGCCGAGCTCGCCGAGCTGCAGCGGGCGCGGCGGACACCCGTCGTCGCGCTGGTCACCAAGACCGACAAGGTCGACCGGCAGCGGCTCGCCGAGCACCTCATCGCGGTGGACCAGCTCGGGTCCTGGACCGAGATCGTGCCGTGCTCGGCGACCGCGGGCGACCAGGTCGACGACGTCGCCCGGATCCTGGTGTCCCACCTGCCCGAGTCGCCGCCGCTGTATCCCGAGGGGCACCTGTCCGACGAGTCCGACGAGGTGATGATCGCCGAGCTGGTCCGCGAGGCCGCCCTCGAGGGTGTGCGCGACGAGCTGCCGCACTCGCTGGCCGTCGTCGTCGAGGAGATGGTGCCCCGCGAGGACCGGCCCGACGACAAGCCGATGGTCGACGTGCGCGTCAACGTCTTCGTCGAGCGTCCCTCCCAGAAGGCCATCATCATCGGTCGCGGAGGCTCCCGGTTGCGCGAGGTGGGGACGACCGCCCGCACCCAGATCGAGGCGCTCCTGGGCCAGCGGGTCTACCTCGACCTGCACGTCAAGGTCGCCAAGGACTGGCAGCGCGACCCCAAGCAGCTGCAGCGCCTCGGCTTCTGA